Within the Candidatus Dependentiae bacterium genome, the region AAATGGGCTGTAATAAAAATATTAAAATAATTTTTTAGAAATAAATAATATAAGTCCAAAATAATAAAAATAAGATCCCAAATAAAATTAAAACATTAAAAGATATTATTTTTAGTAAAAACAATATTGAAACTATAAATAAAATAATAGAAATCAAAAAAACAAATTTTAATATTTTTATTACAGCCCATTTTTTTCGTTTTAAGTATAAAGCAAAATGATCCGGGCTAGGTCTATAAAAAGGCATCTTTTTGTAGGTTCTAATAATGACTAAAAATAATATTTCAAGCATAGGAATAGCCAATAAAATTGCCGGAGTATAATAAGCCAAATGTGAAATATTACTCCAATTAAAAAGTTGAGGAATTGCTGCAAAAAAGCCACCTGCAAATAAAGCTCCCGCATCTCCCGAATATATTTTTGCATCAGGCTTATTGTAAAACAAAAAAACAAAAAATGGTGATATAAAAGTTAAAATTAATATTGATAAAGTATACTGTTTTAAATATAGGGCAACAACAAAAAAAGAGACTCCGGATAATATTGAAACTGTAGCCAATAGACCATCCATAATATCAATTAAATTAAAAGCATTTATAACGGAAAGCATCCAAAATGCCGATACAAAAACATTTAATATATCTGAAAAAAATATATGTTTTAAAGCATAACCTCCCTTTAAAAAACATATCACTGCTATAATTTGTCCTGCGAATTTTTGTAGTGGTTTTAATGCTTTAAGATCGTCTATAAGTCCAACAAATAATAAAAATGTAACCCCCAATAATAGCCATAAAATATAATTATCAAACGGATATGCAATAGCAAGAGTCGCTATAAAAGGAATATAAATTCCCAGACCACCCAAGTATGGCACAGGATTTTTATGAATTTTAACCCTACCGTCAGGATTATCTAAAATATTAAATCGCGTTGCAATTTTTATTAATATTGGAAAAAGATATAATGCAAATAATATTGGAAAAACAAAACAAAATATATGTCTTGCAAGAACAGCTTTCATACCTACATCTCTCTTTTAATTTTTAACATCAATAAATTATAATAGTTTATTTTTTAATTTTGTTAAAAACTTTTTTTCATCAGTATGATCCAAAAAATTAAATTCTATTCTTAGTACGTAAATAAAAATATTATTATTAAAAAATTTAGAAATTTTTACCCAATCTTTTTGTGTGGTAATTAATACATCTATATTTTTTGAATTATAATAATTTAAAATATTATCAAAATACTGTTGAGTATAATTACAATGATCTTGAAATTCTATAAAGTTTAAATTTTTTAAACCAATATCTTTTAAACTATTTTTAAAAGAATCAAATGAACCAATGCCGGCAAATGCCAATATTTTTTTATTTTGTAAAAATTCAATAGATGTAAAATTTTTATCCCACAGATATAATCCTGAAAATTCATGCTTACCAAAAAAAATATTTTCATTATCAAAATTTATGCTTAACTTATTTTTTAATAAAATTAAGGCATCAACACTTAACTTATCTGCATGAGTTAAAATAATTATATCAGCCCGACTAATATCTTTTTCTCTTAATTTCCCGGCGGGAAGGCAATGGCCATTTGAAAATGGCCTTGTTGCATCTAAAAGCAATATTTCAAAATCTTTTTTAATTAAAAAATTTTGATAAGCGTCGTCAAGAAATACTATATCATACGAATTATCCAGTAAATCACAGGACTTAGCTCTATTAGCGCCAACAACAATCGAGCACTGTAAATTATTAAGTAACATAACCGCTTCATCGCCAACTTGATCTAAAATATCTTTATTGGTACTAAGATCAATTAAATAATTTTTTCCATCACCTTCAGCCTTACTTTTGTAACCACGCATAACAATAGCACACTTAAATGCTGAAAAATTTTTTACTAAAAATTGTACAAATACTGACTTACCCGTACCGCCAACAGAAATATTTCCAACGGATATAACCTTAAAAGGGTATTGCTTGGGCTTTAAAAAATTTTTTTTATAAATTAGAACCAAATAGAAAATAATTTTATAAATATTTTCTATAAAAGAAAATTGGGAAAAATCATAAGACTTTTCCCAAAAATTAATAAAAACCAAATTTAATTTTTTTTTATTCACCGACAACTTTTTCTTCAGCAAAAACATTTACCAAATCGTCTTCAGCCCAATCTTGAAAATTATCAGATACGAAACCACATTCGTAACCGGCATGAACTTCTTTTACAACTTTACGATCCTTTTGAAGACTCTTTATAATACCTTCACCAACATTTCGCCCGGCGCGCATACAAACAACCTTGTTGCCATTAGCCACAACGCCTTCTTGGACAGAACATCCGGCAATAATTCCGAGTTTTTTAAGATCGAAAACTTTTTTAACCAATAGT harbors:
- the lpxK gene encoding tetraacyldisaccharide 4'-kinase; protein product: MNKKKLNLVFINFWEKSYDFSQFSFIENIYKIIFYLVLIYKKNFLKPKQYPFKVISVGNISVGGTGKSVFVQFLVKNFSAFKCAIVMRGYKSKAEGDGKNYLIDLSTNKDILDQVGDEAVMLLNNLQCSIVVGANRAKSCDLLDNSYDIVFLDDAYQNFLIKKDFEILLLDATRPFSNGHCLPAGKLREKDISRADIIILTHADKLSVDALILLKNKLSINFDNENIFFGKHEFSGLYLWDKNFTSIEFLQNKKILAFAGIGSFDSFKNSLKDIGLKNLNFIEFQDHCNYTQQYFDNILNYYNSKNIDVLITTQKDWVKISKFFNNNIFIYVLRIEFNFLDHTDEKKFLTKLKNKLL
- a CDS encoding undecaprenyl/decaprenyl-phosphate alpha-N-acetylglucosaminyl 1-phosphate transferase, whose amino-acid sequence is MKAVLARHIFCFVFPILFALYLFPILIKIATRFNILDNPDGRVKIHKNPVPYLGGLGIYIPFIATLAIAYPFDNYILWLLLGVTFLLFVGLIDDLKALKPLQKFAGQIIAVICFLKGGYALKHIFFSDILNVFVSAFWMLSVINAFNLIDIMDGLLATVSILSGVSFFVVALYLKQYTLSILILTFISPFFVFLFYNKPDAKIYSGDAGALFAGGFFAAIPQLFNWSNISHLAYYTPAILLAIPMLEILFLVIIRTYKKMPFYRPSPDHFALYLKRKKWAVIKILKFVFLISIILFIVSILFLLKIISFNVLILFGILFLLFWTYIIYF